Proteins encoded by one window of Bos indicus x Bos taurus breed Angus x Brahman F1 hybrid chromosome 12, Bos_hybrid_MaternalHap_v2.0, whole genome shotgun sequence:
- the LOC113902099 gene encoding uncharacterized protein LOC113902099, with protein sequence MGRAVPKETAAARATRALAPPAPRPRQGPGAWPVGGARAEPPPLHAPRARRAPGGAAGPKGLRGCGRGGRGAQDWAGWGQRLRPSSVGSTLLPLPGACTEEVPGASRGWEPGGRATPSDCSDSLCFGQFPTEPPKSVHKEGNTSRPGQGATAKGTPKFTPGIPFPCEVLAPRPGARAQAPLLGSHCRWFRGRPAFLHRGGGGRGALGRQTGGLGGGRGCLPHWKAWTPLPEAELVYLPGGGSVPAPPRALFGNRAEELAARACDHAVRAAPEGATPAIQVKAALQRKRVTLTGRALPLSSPAQTERGMSEPEQFHKVQSLWAGPPVMMEKFCTCVSSTHLLNAASETKELNFIFDLMLLTHPAPSYRNALFLKTLLHLNE encoded by the exons ATGGGCCGCGCGGTGCCCAAGGAGACAGCTGCGGCGCGCGCCACCCGGGCACTGGCTCCGCCCGCCCCGCGGCCGCGACAGGGCCCCGGGGCCTGGCCCGTGGGTGGGGCGCGGGCGGAGCCTCCACCTCTCCACGCCCCGCGGGCGCGCAGGGCTCCGGGCGGGGCTGCGGGGCCGAAGGGCCTGCGGGGCtgtgggcggggcgggcggggagcTCAGgactgggcggggtgggggcagcgGCTGAGACCATCGAGCGTGGGGAGcactctcctccctctccccggAGCGTGCACGGAGGAGGTGCCGGGAGCGTCACGTGGATGGGAGCCCGGTGGGAGAGCTACCCCTTCGGACTGTAGTGACTCACTTTGTTTTGGTCAGTTCCCTACTGAACCCCCAAAGTCCGTGCACAAGGAGGGGAACACCTCCAGACCAGGACAAGGCGCGACCGCTAAAGGAACCCCCAAATTTACCCCTGGAATTCCTTTCCCGTGTGAAGTCTTAGCACCACGTCCGGGCGCACGAGCTCAGGCCCCACTGCTGGGTTCACACTGTCGTTGGTTTCGAGGAAGACCCGCCTTTCTCCACAGAGGAGGCGGAGGCCGGGGAGCCCTGGGACGGCAGACAGGAGGGCTGGGGGGCGGGAGAGGGTGTCTGCCACACTGGAAGGCCTGGACCCCCCTCCCAGAGGCCGAGCTGGTCTATCTTCCAGGAGGAGGAAGTGTCCCCGCGCCGCCCCGGGCTCTTTTCGGAAACAGAGCGGAGGAACTGGCCGCACGTGCCTGTGACCACGCTGTCCGCGCAGCACCAGAGGGGGCAACGCCAGCCATCCAGGTCAAGGCAGCGCTCCAGCGGAAACGCGTGACCCTGACCGGCAGGgcccttcctctgtcttccccagCCCAAACGGAAAGAGGAATGTCAGAGCCAGAGCAATTTCACAAG GTACAGAGTCTATGGGCAGGTCCTCCTGTGATGATGGAAAAGTTCTGCACATGTGTCTCCAGTACACACCTGCTGAATGCAGCCAGTGAGACTAAGGAACTAAACTTTATATTTGATTTAATGCTGCTGACCCATCCTGCTCCATCTTACAGGAATGCCTTATTTCTCAAGACTCTCCtacatttgaatgaatga